The nucleotide sequence TCGCCGCGTTCGTCGTGGGCAGCGTCGCGTCCGCCGTGCTGCCGACCTTCGGCCTCGTCGTGCTCGCCCGCTTCGTCGCCGGGCTGCCGCACGGCGCCTACTTCGGCATCGCGTCGCTCGCCGCGGCGAACCTCATGGGGCCGGGCAATCGCGGCAAGGGCGTCGCGTTCGTCATGGCGGGACTCACGATCTCGAACGTCGTCGGCGTGCCCCTCATCACCGCTCTCGGGCAGGCGGCCGGCTGGCGCGTGGCCTACGGGGTCGTCGCCACGATCTTCGCCCTCACCTTCATCGCCGTGGCGATCGCGCTGCCGCACCAGCCCGCCGCCGAGGGCGCCTCGATCAAGCGCGAGCTGAGCGCCTTCGGCAAGCCGCAGGTGTGGCTCGTCATGGGCGTCGGAGCGATCGGCTTCGGCGGGTTCTTCGCCGTCGACAGCTACGTCTCGACCGCGGTCACGCAGGGGGCGGGGGCGCCGGAGGCGGTGGTCCCGTTCGTCCTCGTCGGCATCGGCCTCGGCATGACCGTCGGCAACCTCCTCGGGGGCTGGGGCAGCGACAAGAGCATCGGGAAGACGCTCGTCGTCGGCTTCACGGGCCTCCTGGTCGCCCTGGCCGGCTACGCGCTGACCTCCCACGCCATCGCCGGGATCTTCGTCTTCGCGTTCCTGCTCGGCACGTTCTCGTCGATGATCAGCCCGGCGATCCAGACGCGGCTCATGGTCGTCGCGGGCGACTCGCAGGTGATCGCGGCGGCACTCAACCACTCGGCGTTCAACATCGGCAACAGCCTCGGCGCCTTCCTCGGCGGCGTGGTCATCGCGGCCGGCCTCGGCGCGGGCGCCCCGGCCTGGGTCGGGTTCGTGCTCGCGCTGTTCGGGATCGCGCTGACGGCGATCAGCTTCGCGGCGCAGAGGCGGTCGACCCGGCGTGACGGGCTCACGGGGGCGACTCCTGCGACGCAGCCGGTGCCGATCGCCGGGCTCTGACCCCTCCCGGTGGGACGGGCCCGATCGTGGCCTGATGCGACAAAACGCGACACCTGCGACGCTGTCGGGCGTCGCGGGTGTCGCGTTTTGTCGCGGCGAGAGAGCCGCAGGGGACAGCGGAGGGGCTAGAAGCCGGCGGAGGGCGCGGCGTCGTCCGTCTGCAGAAGGATGCCGTCCTGGATCGCGCGCTTCCGCAGGGCCACCTTGGTGCCCACGTCGAAGCCGGCGACGCGGTACTTCTCGCGGATGCGCTTGAGGTAGCTCTTCGCGGTCTCCTCCGAGATGCCGAGCTGGTAGGCGACGGCCTTGACCGGCTCGCCACCGCCGTAGAGGGCCATGACGCGGCGCTCCTGGGCGGAGAGCTTCGGCACGCCGCCCACCTCGGCGGCGTTGAGCGCGAGGTCGAGCTCGGCCGAGATGTACGACTCGCCGTTGGAGGCGGTGCGGATGGCCTCGACGATCATCTCGGCGTCCTCGCTTTTGACGAGGTAGCCGAGCGCGCCTGCGGCGAGGGCCTCGCGCACGACGTTGGGCTCGGAGTACGTCGACATGAGCACCGTCTTGACGCCGGCGGTCTTGAGGGTCGAGATCTTGAGCGAGATCGGCAGGTTGTCCTTGAGGTCGAGGTCGAGCAGCACGACGTCGACGGGGAACTCCGGGTGCGTGAGCAGCTCG is from Frondihabitans australicus and encodes:
- a CDS encoding MFS transporter, giving the protein MGGFGIGATEFVAMGLLPNIAHQLLPTAYAASAEDATAHAGILISAYALGVVIGAPTIAATTSRMPRKKLLLMLLAAFVVGSVASAVLPTFGLVVLARFVAGLPHGAYFGIASLAAANLMGPGNRGKGVAFVMAGLTISNVVGVPLITALGQAAGWRVAYGVVATIFALTFIAVAIALPHQPAAEGASIKRELSAFGKPQVWLVMGVGAIGFGGFFAVDSYVSTAVTQGAGAPEAVVPFVLVGIGLGMTVGNLLGGWGSDKSIGKTLVVGFTGLLVALAGYALTSHAIAGIFVFAFLLGTFSSMISPAIQTRLMVVAGDSQVIAAALNHSAFNIGNSLGAFLGGVVIAAGLGAGAPAWVGFVLALFGIALTAISFAAQRRSTRRDGLTGATPATQPVPIAGL
- a CDS encoding response regulator transcription factor, with the translated sequence MPDSDGRIRLALVDDHKMLLGALSEWIRGAASDISMVAAVASWPELLTHPEFPVDVVLLDLDLKDNLPISLKISTLKTAGVKTVLMSTYSEPNVVREALAAGALGYLVKSEDAEMIVEAIRTASNGESYISAELDLALNAAEVGGVPKLSAQERRVMALYGGGEPVKAVAYQLGISEETAKSYLKRIREKYRVAGFDVGTKVALRKRAIQDGILLQTDDAAPSAGF